One Synergistales bacterium genomic region harbors:
- a CDS encoding response regulator, with protein sequence MGESVKVLVVDDSPFIHKIAERELGIKGVEIVGFASNGEEGIRKAREYAPDIVFLDITMPIMNGIVTAERMLAEHPEMKIVMISTMGDEELLDRVKETGAHSFLLKPLTRAKLVEAILGVLDEERCSADLER encoded by the coding sequence GTGGGCGAGAGTGTTAAGGTGTTGGTGGTTGACGATTCCCCATTTATCCACAAGATCGCGGAACGCGAACTGGGGATCAAGGGGGTCGAGATTGTCGGATTCGCATCCAACGGCGAGGAGGGGATCCGTAAGGCCAGGGAGTATGCGCCGGATATTGTTTTTCTCGATATCACCATGCCCATTATGAACGGGATTGTCACTGCCGAGCGGATGCTGGCGGAACACCCGGAGATGAAGATTGTGATGATCAGTACCATGGGTGATGAGGAGTTATTGGACAGGGTGAAGGAGACCGGGGCTCATTCCTTTCTCCTCAAACCGTTGACCCGGGCCAAGCTGGTGGAAGCCATTCTGGGGGTGCTTGACGAGGAGAGGTGTTCCGCCGATCTGGAACGGTGA
- a CDS encoding methyl-accepting chemotaxis protein, with protein MTIGLLLLLMIVTLGQTGKIGAAIDGILSVEQKVEESSELAQAVTKAVDDLIFYAETNTQRFYQEGMQGLERAEKLGGDADIIDRLKDVAQRTREAIHSLADQRQKAAAAFERLAQTAGEMIRTEREELKNEMMWGMEDEAILDRVGHIVKVSRISRGIEGLETGLLEAIAEGDAAMIDERLLAPLGDHREGIAAMRKEAYTRAGKQALAGMDEALGITRGALEAIREELRALAGYRDRLREEAGRAMEAARDERNAAVAAMDSRAVQSKGLLASIERMIIGVSVTAVVIGLLLGILLSRSITVPTRRLEQMLQRSGGGDLTVRAADYGLERRDEIGHLAGELGTVLGRVGGIIRRTQERVRDTVRRTGRVTESARSAAGAVERIQKAVESLAEQTENASASLQQTSAGVQEVSSSAENAAASAQEGNEYARTAEERAPAAAGVIAQAVERINEADRGSTGNRERLQSLWESVEQITGFVATVTNIADQTNLLALNAAIEAARAGEHGRGFAVVAEEVRKLAEQSGSAAGEISGLIERLEEEARHSMEATDTSRDVHAEAVRQAGEAQREMEETLEHIRQLEHIVAQSAELARSQASSGQEIAEAIQTVTSSNMEISRQVAEIKDLVGGAARSPDGGRGRSVRAGRGLPLLQRPSHHGRQGACRLL; from the coding sequence GTGACGATAGGATTACTGCTACTGCTGATGATCGTCACCCTGGGGCAGACAGGCAAGATTGGTGCTGCCATCGACGGGATCCTCTCGGTGGAACAGAAGGTCGAAGAGAGTTCGGAGCTCGCCCAGGCGGTCACGAAAGCGGTGGATGACCTCATCTTCTATGCGGAGACCAACACCCAACGTTTCTATCAGGAAGGGATGCAGGGGCTGGAGAGGGCGGAGAAGCTGGGCGGCGACGCCGACATCATCGATCGTCTCAAAGATGTAGCCCAGCGGACCAGAGAGGCCATCCACAGTCTCGCAGATCAGCGGCAGAAGGCCGCAGCGGCCTTTGAGCGGCTTGCGCAGACCGCGGGCGAGATGATCCGGACCGAACGGGAAGAGCTGAAAAACGAGATGATGTGGGGGATGGAGGACGAGGCCATCCTCGACCGTGTCGGTCATATCGTCAAGGTTTCCCGGATATCCCGAGGGATCGAAGGGCTGGAGACGGGCCTGCTGGAGGCTATAGCCGAAGGCGACGCCGCCATGATCGACGAGAGATTGCTCGCGCCCCTGGGAGACCACCGCGAAGGCATCGCTGCGATGCGCAAAGAGGCCTACACCAGGGCCGGCAAGCAGGCACTGGCCGGTATGGACGAGGCCCTGGGCATTACCCGCGGGGCGCTGGAGGCCATCAGGGAGGAGCTCCGAGCTCTCGCCGGGTACCGCGACCGGCTCCGCGAGGAAGCGGGGAGAGCGATGGAGGCCGCCCGGGACGAGCGGAACGCCGCCGTAGCCGCCATGGACAGCAGGGCTGTCCAGTCGAAAGGATTGCTCGCCTCCATAGAGCGGATGATCATCGGCGTTTCCGTCACTGCGGTGGTTATCGGGCTTCTCTTGGGGATCCTCCTGTCCAGAAGCATCACGGTTCCCACAAGACGGCTGGAACAGATGCTCCAGCGGAGCGGCGGCGGCGATCTCACCGTACGGGCCGCCGACTACGGTCTGGAACGGCGGGACGAGATCGGACACCTTGCCGGAGAGCTGGGGACCGTGCTTGGCCGGGTCGGCGGGATCATCCGGCGGACCCAGGAACGGGTGCGCGACACGGTGCGGCGGACAGGACGGGTTACGGAGAGCGCCAGGAGCGCCGCCGGGGCCGTGGAGCGGATTCAGAAGGCCGTGGAGAGCCTCGCCGAACAGACCGAAAACGCCTCCGCTTCCCTGCAGCAGACCTCTGCTGGGGTTCAGGAGGTCTCCTCGTCGGCGGAGAACGCCGCCGCATCGGCCCAGGAGGGGAACGAGTATGCCAGGACCGCCGAGGAGCGGGCCCCCGCCGCCGCCGGTGTGATTGCCCAAGCCGTGGAACGGATCAACGAGGCCGACCGGGGATCCACCGGCAACAGGGAGCGTCTCCAGTCGCTCTGGGAGTCGGTGGAGCAGATCACCGGCTTTGTGGCCACCGTCACCAATATCGCCGACCAGACCAATCTCCTGGCGCTGAATGCGGCGATCGAGGCCGCCAGGGCCGGCGAACACGGGCGGGGCTTCGCCGTGGTCGCCGAGGAGGTCCGGAAGTTGGCCGAGCAATCCGGCAGCGCCGCAGGCGAGATCAGTGGTCTCATCGAGCGGCTCGAGGAGGAGGCCCGGCACTCCATGGAGGCCACCGACACGTCGCGGGATGTCCATGCCGAGGCCGTCAGGCAGGCTGGCGAGGCGCAGCGGGAGATGGAGGAGACGCTGGAGCATATCCGACAACTCGAACATATTGTGGCGCAGAGCGCAGAACTGGCCCGAAGCCAGGCCTCTTCGGGCCAGGAGATCGCCGAGGCAATCCAGACGGTGACCTCCTCGAATATGGAGATCTCCCGGCAGGTTGCGGAGATCAAGGATCTCGTTGGAGGAGCGGCGCGCTCTCCTGACGGAGGGAGAGGGCGAAGCGTGCGAGCTGGCCGGGGACTGCCCCTTCTTCAACGACCGTCTCACCATGGACGACAGGGAGCTTGCCGCCTACTATAA
- a CDS encoding ABC transporter substrate-binding protein: MKRLVAVALCGLMVVGLVSGIAGAATLEEIKDRGVIKVGHYMAAGFCEERENGELYGLDVELGVLIAEKIGVECEHVVQETWTGGVARAWDPGYDWSDFDIVAADITVTDERGKHCTFSEWYFMTGQTVLVPEGSSITSPMDIGGHSIATVEGTTCEEAALSVANKSDLVYVPTPKAVVEAVAGGEAECGVYDEAMLKMLTRDVPGLKILPGRLTKERYAVAMPQNTPDLLAVVNEVVTDNRVRLYQKYFD, from the coding sequence ATGAAGCGTTTAGTGGCGGTAGCGTTGTGCGGGTTGATGGTAGTCGGTTTGGTGTCGGGTATCGCCGGAGCAGCGACATTGGAGGAGATCAAGGATCGCGGCGTCATCAAGGTAGGCCACTACATGGCCGCCGGGTTCTGTGAGGAGAGGGAAAACGGCGAGCTCTACGGACTGGATGTGGAGCTGGGGGTTCTGATCGCCGAGAAGATCGGCGTGGAGTGCGAGCACGTGGTGCAGGAGACCTGGACGGGCGGCGTGGCCCGGGCCTGGGACCCCGGCTACGACTGGTCGGATTTCGACATCGTCGCGGCGGACATCACCGTCACCGACGAGCGGGGCAAGCACTGCACCTTCTCGGAGTGGTATTTCATGACCGGTCAGACCGTTCTGGTGCCGGAAGGTTCTTCCATCACCTCTCCCATGGATATTGGCGGACACAGCATCGCGACGGTGGAGGGCACCACCTGCGAGGAAGCGGCGCTCTCCGTAGCGAACAAGAGCGATCTGGTCTACGTTCCCACCCCGAAGGCTGTTGTGGAGGCCGTCGCCGGCGGCGAGGCTGAGTGCGGCGTCTACGACGAAGCCATGCTCAAGATGCTTACCAGGGACGTGCCGGGGCTCAAGATTCTTCCCGGAAGGCTGACCAAGGAACGCTACGCCGTGGCTATGCCGCAGAACACCCCGGACCTTCTGGCGGTGGTCAACGAGGTGGTCACGGACAACAGGGTGCGGCTCTACCAGAAGTACTTCGATTAG
- a CDS encoding EAL domain-containing protein, which translates to MRWCLRVALPLSTVMAGPNRLFVGFALFGIVGAVALVASLAFFSQRLFSSLELPGALFRLRLSADKGAETLYLDNRCSQILGQNVSRRDFLPFLLGGQASGHPGKLEHALTEAASQGKSWEHETTVRDEDGGERWIHVVATPVQTERETLFSGIIMDFSERKRMEEQLREKEERYRTVFENTGVATLIVGSDTTILQVNRRFEEITGYPKGEVEGRIRWTEMVAGEDLEWMLEQHRLRRANAGQALTSYEFHYHTKSGKRRAGQLSIDIIPGTSESIASLADITEMKHAQDELYRLAFYDKLTGLPNKMMLLQQENRIRSQSAHREGCSAALFIVDVHQLKMTNDTLGHDAGDELLRSVAERLQQAVPAGAGVFRVGDDEFGVLVQGLAEEEEAAAMARQLVGEVEGRRFAINHLLLFQGVHVGYSCFPQDGRSIDRLLRTADIALRQVCSEPGSSKTARYDRSRDRVREHFSAAQDIREAFREEQFLLYYQPQVELVSGERIGAEALLRWHSPERGIVPPGEFLPILEETRLMEQVGQWVVSQAAGELQRRHERGVTMPMVTVNCSARELYNQETQDMLLQVAATTAERPYCFGVEITEQVAMGNVDEVASLLQRFSQAGLVVLLDDFGTGYSSLELLHRLPLDIVKIDKSFIRHIDRDDRGFAMVEGVLSLCHALGFTVMAEGIETELQRGILTSLGCDYGQGYLFGRPAPPDLGP; encoded by the coding sequence ATGCGTTGGTGCCTCCGGGTGGCGCTCCCCCTCTCTACGGTCATGGCGGGGCCTAACAGGCTGTTCGTCGGTTTCGCGCTTTTCGGCATCGTCGGAGCCGTGGCGCTGGTTGCCTCGCTGGCCTTCTTCTCGCAACGGCTCTTTTCCTCTCTGGAGCTTCCCGGAGCGCTCTTCCGGCTGCGGCTCTCGGCGGACAAGGGGGCGGAAACCCTCTATCTCGACAACCGTTGCAGCCAGATTCTCGGGCAGAATGTTTCACGCAGGGATTTTCTGCCCTTCCTTCTCGGGGGACAGGCTTCCGGCCATCCCGGCAAACTGGAGCATGCCCTCACTGAGGCGGCCTCCCAGGGAAAGAGCTGGGAACACGAGACAACCGTGAGGGACGAAGACGGCGGAGAGCGGTGGATCCACGTGGTGGCTACCCCCGTGCAGACAGAGCGGGAGACGCTCTTCAGCGGTATCATCATGGATTTCTCCGAACGGAAACGGATGGAAGAGCAGCTCCGCGAAAAGGAGGAGCGCTACCGAACGGTCTTCGAGAACACCGGAGTGGCCACGCTGATCGTGGGGAGCGACACCACGATCCTGCAGGTGAACCGGCGTTTCGAGGAGATCACGGGCTACCCCAAGGGGGAGGTGGAAGGCAGGATCCGCTGGACAGAAATGGTGGCCGGGGAAGATCTGGAATGGATGCTGGAACAGCACCGTCTGCGACGCGCCAATGCGGGACAGGCGCTCACCAGCTACGAGTTCCACTACCATACAAAATCCGGGAAACGGCGTGCGGGGCAGCTCTCGATCGACATCATCCCCGGCACCAGCGAGAGCATCGCCTCGCTGGCGGACATCACGGAGATGAAGCACGCCCAGGACGAGCTCTACCGGCTGGCGTTCTACGACAAGCTCACCGGATTGCCCAACAAGATGATGCTGCTGCAGCAGGAGAACCGGATTCGCTCTCAATCCGCTCACCGCGAAGGATGTTCGGCAGCGCTGTTCATTGTGGATGTCCACCAGCTGAAGATGACCAACGACACCCTGGGGCACGATGCCGGCGACGAGCTGCTGCGGTCCGTAGCCGAACGGCTGCAGCAGGCGGTACCGGCAGGAGCCGGGGTCTTCCGCGTCGGCGACGACGAGTTCGGTGTCCTGGTCCAGGGGCTCGCGGAGGAAGAGGAGGCGGCGGCAATGGCCCGGCAGCTGGTCGGGGAGGTGGAAGGCCGGCGCTTTGCCATCAACCATCTTCTGCTCTTCCAGGGTGTCCATGTGGGGTACAGCTGCTTTCCCCAGGACGGCCGGAGCATCGACCGGCTGCTCCGGACCGCCGATATCGCTCTGCGCCAGGTCTGCTCCGAACCGGGGTCGAGTAAGACAGCCCGGTACGACCGCAGCCGGGACCGCGTCCGGGAGCACTTCTCTGCGGCGCAGGACATCCGGGAGGCCTTCCGGGAGGAACAGTTCCTTCTCTACTACCAGCCCCAGGTGGAGCTGGTCAGCGGCGAACGCATCGGAGCGGAAGCGCTGCTCCGATGGCACTCGCCCGAACGCGGCATCGTTCCGCCTGGCGAGTTCCTCCCCATTCTGGAGGAGACCCGCCTCATGGAGCAGGTGGGACAGTGGGTGGTCAGCCAGGCCGCCGGCGAACTGCAGCGACGGCACGAACGGGGCGTCACCATGCCCATGGTCACCGTCAACTGCTCCGCCCGGGAACTCTACAACCAGGAGACCCAGGATATGCTGCTCCAGGTCGCCGCGACCACAGCAGAACGGCCCTACTGCTTTGGTGTGGAGATCACCGAACAGGTCGCCATGGGCAATGTGGACGAGGTGGCCTCGCTGCTCCAACGGTTCTCGCAGGCGGGGCTGGTGGTCCTGCTGGACGATTTCGGTACGGGCTACTCGTCGCTGGAGCTGCTGCACCGGCTTCCTCTGGACATCGTCAAGATCGACAAGTCCTTCATCCGGCACATCGACCGGGACGACCGGGGATTCGCCATGGTGGAGGGGGTGCTCTCCCTCTGCCACGCCCTGGGGTTCACGGTCATGGCCGAGGGGATCGAGACGGAACTGCAGCGCGGGATCCTGACCAGCCTGGGCTGCGACTACGGCCAGGGCTACCTCTTCGGACGGCCCGCACCCCCGGACCTAGGTCCCTAA